ATGCTTGCATGGGTATGAAAAGTTTGGCAACATGCGATTCAGAGGTTCTCGCGATCGTCTCTGGCTTGTGCTCTTGTAGGGGGCAGCGATGTTAGTCTGGTCTCGCCCTGATCCGCTCACGCGTGATCTTATCCATCTGATCAACGCCCGTCGTCACGATCACGGTGATACGGATGATGCGATCGATACGCTACAGGCATTTCTGGAGCAGGGACGCGAACATGATCTTCTGACGGTGCTTGCCGCACTCGACGAAGAAATGGCGGAATGGCTGTTCGATCTTGTGGCGGAAGCGAGCTGCACCTTACTGCTGGATGGGCCGAGTGATGAAAAGCCGACCTATGCGACGATTGCGGCATTAGAGCTGCCGCTACAAGCAAATCTCACTGCGCCTCTTAAACTCAAGATCGATCCCATCGCGACGGCTGATCTCCTCCATCGTTATCTCCAGCTTCCTGCCGGGACGGTCGTACGTGTCGAGTCACGGCTCTTGACCGATGCCACATTGGAGATGTTGAATCTCCAAATGCTCCATGATCACCTGGTCACCGTCGCGGATTCACGGCGCGCGCGATCGGTGGCTGCGAGACTTCTTCCTCCGGTTGAGAGCACAGCATTTCTCTTATTCGAATTGATCGGTGCGTCGGACCCGGGGTTGCCTGACTCATGGGAAGATCATCAACGTCGGGAACTGCTCGATGGGTTGGTGAAGCAATGTCCGGAGTTAGCCTGCGCACCTGATACCATCGAGGCGCCGGTCTATGCGGCCTATGCCATGTTTGACGCACAGAATGCGGTGCGGTTGCATCATCTGGCCGATGAGACTGCTGCGGTGTGGAGAGAGCTGGATCCGCTGGTAAGGTCCCGCACCATTGTGCATCTCCATACGCAATGCGGAAATGGGGTGTATATGCCGGTCTGGACCGATCTCTTTGATCCTGAGCTCCCGGAAGAACATGGCCCGGTGTGGACCTCTCCGGATGTCTGGGTGTTTACTGCCGATCTGCCGATCGAGTGGCCGGGTGAGATGCTGACCAACCGGTTACTGGCGGAAGGCTGCACCAGGTTCGAGAATCATATCGTTGAAACTCCGGACAACTGAATTCCTGCCTTTCCCCTTCGATCTACTTGCATCCGCCATTCCCATAAGTGATAGGCTCTGCGCAAAACTCCCGTTTCAGTGATTTTCAAGAGGCTTTATTCTATCCTCAGTTTCATGAAGAAGTCGAAGCCTTCAGACCGATCCGTGAAACCTATTACTATCGTCGTCACAGTCGGCGGATTGAGCTTGGTCTGGGCCATCGTATGGGCGAATTTGCCATCGAAAGAAGAGCTGGTGTCGGCTCAATCAGAGGCATCCTCGGTTCAAGCTTCGCGTGCCCCGGCTCTCGACCTCTCGATTCCCGGTGTACCCAGTCGGCCGATGACAAACTCGGTTGGCACCGGACAGGCAGCACCAGTGAAGACTCTGGGGGGATTATCTGTTCCGCTCGATAGCCGTGCCAGGAAGATTGCGGAAGTGAAGTGTGATGCGGAGATCCAACAGTATTGTCCCGATTCCCTTGCTGGA
The nucleotide sequence above comes from Nitrospira sp.. Encoded proteins:
- a CDS encoding cysteine rich repeat-containing protein; this encodes MKPITIVVTVGGLSLVWAIVWANLPSKEELVSAQSEASSVQASRAPALDLSIPGVPSRPMTNSVGTGQAAPVKTLGGLSVPLDSRARKIAEVKCDAEIQQYCPDSLAGEDRRSCVMQRLKRLDATCQQIVQQRLVRWKQAEGYKVACVVDVRRFCRTVPAADGRVLQCLQEHEQDLSEGCYQSLPKGRLQTRN